CGAAGAATTAGTTAACCTTGCTGACGCACGCACTCACCCTCGTTTTAAATTATTCCCAGGTGCCAAAGAAGATGAATACCGTGCTTTTTTAGCGGCTCCGATCATCTATCAAAAAGTGGTCGTTGGCGTCATTGTGGTGCAGCAACCTCAAGCAAGGCAGTTTGATGAGGGTGAAGAAGCTTTTTTGATGACGCTAGCCGCTCAGCTTGCCGTAGTGATAAAGAGTTTAAAATATAAAGATTCAATCGATAGTGCAGCGCATCAGGTTGTGTATAAAGGTACACCTGCATCGAGTGGTATTGCCATTGCTAAAGGGGTCGTGTTTGGTGGTGCGATCGCGTTGGAGCAGCAAGACGTTGCCATTAAACCCGATGCGGTAGATGCTGAAATAGCTAGGCTAAAACTTGCAAAAGAAGCGTGCATGGAAGAACTGTCTTCACTGTCGCAACGTTTCGAACAAGAAAGTGCTGCTGACGTAGTATCTATTTTTAACGCATTTCAACTCTTGCTTGATGAGCATAGTCTTGGTGGCGAGTATATCAATGAGATTAACCAAGGCTGGCAAGCTGAGTCAGCCGTTAGCCGTGTGTCGCTGCGTTATATCGCTCAGTTTGAGCAAATGGATGATCCATACTTGCAGCAGCGAGCCAGTGATATTCGCGAGTTAGGGCAAAAGGTTTTAAAACAGCTTATTGAGCCTGAGCAGTTACAGTTTGAATACAATGAGCCTGTGATCATTCTCGCCAAGGAGATTGATGCAAGTTTGCTGGTTGCATTCCCGCGAAATAAGCTAGCGGGGGTCGTTACTGAACAAGGTGGTGTCAATGCCCATGGTGCCATCCTTGCGCGAGCTATGGGGATCCCTGCGCTTGTTGGTGTTGAGCAAATTCTTTCAGCAGGCACTGAGCAGCAATTACTGATCGTTAACGCAAACCGTGGTGAGTTACTTGTCTCTCCATCAAATTCAGTGGTCGATGAATATCGAGCGCTATTAACTGCGGATATACAGAAGCAACAAGCATTTGAGTCAGAAATTAATCAACCTACGGTTACCATAGACGGTCAGCGTATTGAGTTGCTAATGAATGCAGGTCTAATTTCTGGTGTAGAAAATGTTTCGACCCACGGCGCCGATGGCATAGGGTTATATCGCAGTGAAATCCCATTTATGCTGCAGCAGCGGTTTCCAAGTGAGCTCGAGCAAATTTCAGTCTATCGCACCATATTGCAGGCCGCTCAAGGCAAGACAGTAGTGATGCGCACCTTAGATGTTGGCGGTGACAAGCCTTTACCTTATTTCCCTATTAATGAAGACAATCCATTTTTGGGTTGGCGCGGCATACGATTATCGCTAGATCACCCTGAGCTTTTTTTGGTGCAACTAAGAGCAATGCTTCAAGCTGCCGACGAGTGTCAGCAGCTACATATTCTGCTGCCGATGGTCAGTAATCTTGCCGAGGTCGATGCTGCGCTCGGTTATCTTGAGCAAGCTTATCAAGAGTTGACACAAGAGTTAAATATAGAGATATGCAAACCTAAAATTGGCGTGATGTTAGAGGTACCAGCATTGCTGTTTCAGCTTCAAGATGTTGCTCAGCGGGTTGATTTTGTGTCAGTGGGTAGCAACGATTTAACTCAGTATTTGCTGGCAGTGGATCGCAATAACCCGAGTGTCAGTACCTTGTTTGATAGTTTTCATCCTGGCGTACTGAGAGCACTTAAGCGTGCGGTTGAAGATTGCCGTTTATATGATCTTGATATCAGTATTTGTGGCGAGCTGGCAGGTGAGCCTTTGGGCGCGCTATTGCTGGTTGCGATGGGGTATCACAAATTGAGTATGAACCAGGCAAGCCTAGCTAGAGTTAATTATTTATTGCGCCGAGTAAACCAGCATGAGCTGCAGGGTGTGTTAAAGCAAGTCATGATGCTTGCGAATGGCCATCAGGTTCGCGAGACCATGATGGCGTTCGTACGCAAACATGAGTTGTGTCATATCGTTGATTAAGAGTTCAGGCTAACTAAATATTCAAGCGAGAAGTTAAGTGGATAATATTTTTCTAATTTTTTCTATTTGTTTGGCTATCGGTGCGATTGTCGGCTTTTTGGCTGGACTGCTAGGTATTGGCGGTGGGCTGATTATTGTGCCTTCGCTGATTTATCTACTTCCTTGGGCTGGATTTGACAACGAGCAATTAACCCATGTTGCAATCGC
This DNA window, taken from Shewanella maritima, encodes the following:
- the ptsP gene encoding phosphoenolpyruvate--protein phosphotransferase, whose amino-acid sequence is MIKTLRDITQAVATASDFGHALASLVTQTKLAMQTQCCSVYILEQQQLVLSATDGLSPDAIGKVAMPVTQGLVGLAAQREELVNLADARTHPRFKLFPGAKEDEYRAFLAAPIIYQKVVVGVIVVQQPQARQFDEGEEAFLMTLAAQLAVVIKSLKYKDSIDSAAHQVVYKGTPASSGIAIAKGVVFGGAIALEQQDVAIKPDAVDAEIARLKLAKEACMEELSSLSQRFEQESAADVVSIFNAFQLLLDEHSLGGEYINEINQGWQAESAVSRVSLRYIAQFEQMDDPYLQQRASDIRELGQKVLKQLIEPEQLQFEYNEPVIILAKEIDASLLVAFPRNKLAGVVTEQGGVNAHGAILARAMGIPALVGVEQILSAGTEQQLLIVNANRGELLVSPSNSVVDEYRALLTADIQKQQAFESEINQPTVTIDGQRIELLMNAGLISGVENVSTHGADGIGLYRSEIPFMLQQRFPSELEQISVYRTILQAAQGKTVVMRTLDVGGDKPLPYFPINEDNPFLGWRGIRLSLDHPELFLVQLRAMLQAADECQQLHILLPMVSNLAEVDAALGYLEQAYQELTQELNIEICKPKIGVMLEVPALLFQLQDVAQRVDFVSVGSNDLTQYLLAVDRNNPSVSTLFDSFHPGVLRALKRAVEDCRLYDLDISICGELAGEPLGALLLVAMGYHKLSMNQASLARVNYLLRRVNQHELQGVLKQVMMLANGHQVRETMMAFVRKHELCHIVD